From the Carya illinoinensis cultivar Pawnee chromosome 4, C.illinoinensisPawnee_v1, whole genome shotgun sequence genome, one window contains:
- the LOC122306863 gene encoding chloroplastic group IIA intron splicing facilitator CRS1, chloroplastic, translated as MPATLFRFPSHSYLTISFSLNPKPPQIPKHTPSSNPTIANNPDCSLSLKQPLSQSDAAVKMPTAPWMNGPLLLPPHEVLDLSKRNSKKNLNNARVEKSDKALTEKVGVRGERAVNKIVRSIEKLRMNDDSDETQKDSGKSGFGDCLEQLGEDDGSRYGRKMPWERDVGFALRRMKKEKAVTEAELRLDKALLERLRDEAAKMRRWVKVKKAGVTQGVVDDIRTIWRRNELAMLKFDIPLCKNLDRAREIVEIKTGGLVVWSKKDTLVVYRGCSYQLTSKNILKTRARLAGSQAAPYYETSLPKWERNYEISLTHSNENGVDEKMRRSESEGANLPPGISSKRDLNHQPVSGSLYVRETERLLDGLGPRFLDWWMDKPLPVDADLLPEVVPGYRPPFRLCPPRARAKLTNDELTYLRKLAHPLPTHFVLGKNRKLQGLSASILKLWEKSLIVKISLKWGVPIMNNEEVALELKHLTGGVLLLRNKFLIILYRGKDFLPCRVANLIAERETELKKYQLYEEGARVKAIEAVCMDNGSIENTSSSGTLSESKYIQTEFSDLEKGNTEVDIKLEAEKQRLERELREQEQKLFILNIKIDKSMKELSKLTGGWAPTEMDADREMITAEERECYQKIGLKMDRCLELGRRGVFDGVIEGLHQHWKYREVVKVITKQRLFHQVVYTAKFLEAESGGVLVSVKKLKEGHAIILYRGKNYRRPLKRVPENLLTKREALHKSLEMQRIGSLKFFAYQRQQAIMDLKCKLEDL; from the exons ATGCCGGCAACTCTCTTTCGTTTCCCCTCCCACTCGTACCTCACCATCTCATTCTCATTAAACCCGAAACCTCCCCAAATCCCCAAACACACTCCCTCCTCCAACCCCACAATCGCCAACAACCCAGACTGCTCTCTCTCTTTGAAGCAACCTCTTTCGCAATCCGATGCCGCTGTTAAGATGCCCACAGCTCCGTGGATGAATGGCCCCCTTCTTCTCCCACCCCATGAGGTTCTTGACCTCTCCAAACGCAACAGCAAAAAGAACTTAAACAATGCCAGAGTCGAAAAGTCCGATAAAGCGCTGACTGAGAAAGTTGGCGTGAGAGGTGAAAGAGCGGTGAACAAGATCGTCAGGAGCATCGAAAAGCTTCGAATGAACGACGATTCAGATGAAACCCAGAAGGATTCAGGTAAATCTGGATTTGGGGATTGCTTAGAACAACTTGGGGAAGATGACGGGTCGAGATACGGAAGGAAAATGCCTTGGGAGAGGGACGTGGGGTTCGCTCTTcggagaatgaagaaggaaaaagcAGTGACTGAGGCGGAATTGAGGCTTGACAAGGCGTTGCTTGAGAGGCTGAGGGATGAGGCCGCTAAGATGAGGCGATGGGTGAAGGTTAAGAAAGCCGGGGTGACTCAGGGTGTAGTTGATGATATTAGAACGATTTGGAGGAGGAATGAGCTTGCCATGTTGAAATTTGATATCCCTTTGTGCAAGAATTTGGATAGAGCTCGAGAAATCGTcgag atcaaGACTGGAGGCTTGGTTGTTTGGAGTAAAAAAGATACTCTTGTTGTCTATCGAGGGTGCAGTTATCAGCTGACTTCAAAGAACATTTTAAAGACACGTGCTAGGCTTGCTGGCAGTCAAGCAGCACCTTATTATGAAACTAGTCTGCCGAAGTGGGAAAGAAACTATGAAATTTCTCTAACTCACTCCAATGAAAATGGTGTAGATGAAAAGATGCGTAGAAGTGAAAGTGAGGGGGCAAATTTGCCGCCAGGAATCTCTTCAAAACGGGATTTGAATCACCAACCAGTGAGTGGATCACTTTATgtgagagaaacagagagattATTAGATGGCTTGGGACCTCGTTTCCTTGATTGGTGGATGGACAAGCCTTTGCCCGTAGATGCAGATTTACTTCCTGAAGTGGTTCCTGGATATAGGCCTCCATTTAGACTTTGTCCACCTCGTGCCAGAGCAAAGCTGACAAATGACGAATTGACGTACTTGAGGAAGCTTGCTCACCCTTTACCTACTCATTTTGTTCTTG ggaAAAACCGAAAACTTCAAGGCTTATCTGCATCCATCTTAAAACTGTGGGAGAAAAGTCTTATTGTGAAGATTTCTCTAAAGTGGGGAGTCCCGATTATGAACAATGAGGAAGTGGCATTGGAACTCAAG CATCTTACAGGCGGAGTTCTTTTGCTGCGTAATAAGTTTCTAATAATACTTTATAGAGGCAAGGATTTCCTTCCCTGTAGAGTTGCAAATTTAATAGCCGAAAGAGAAACTGAGCTAAAAAAATACCAACTTTATGAAGAAGGTGCACGGGTGAAAGCAATTGAAGCTGTCTGTATGGATAATGGATCAATAGAAAACACTAGCTCATCCGGCACTTTATCAGAATCCAAGTATATCCAAACTGAGTTCAGTGACCTGGAAAAAGGAAATACAGAGGTTGATATCAAATTGGAAGCCGAAAAACAAAGATTGGAGAGGGAACTAAGAGAGCAAGAGCAAAAACTTTTCATT CTAAACATAAAGATAGATAAGTCAATGAAGGAATTGTCAAAGTTGACTGGTGGATGGGCACCTACTGAGATGGATGCTGACCGAGAAATGATAACTGCGGAGGAGAGAGAATGTTACCAGAAGATAGGACTCAAGATGGATAGATGTTTAGAGCTGG GCAGGCGTGGGGTCTTTGATGGTGTAATAGAGGGCCTGCATCAGCACTGGAAGTACAGAGAAGTAGTCAAGGTGATCACAAAGCAGAGATTGTTTCATCAAGTCGTTTATACTGCTAAATTCCTGGAAGCAGAAAGCGGAGGAGTTCTAGTTTCAGTAAAAAAGCTAAAAGAAGGTCATGCTATAATTCTTTACCGTGGGAAGAACTACAGAAGGCCCCTAAAACGGGTGCCCGAGAATCTTCTAACTAAGAGAGAAGCATTACATAAATCCCTTGAGATGCAGAGAATCGGG TCGTTGAAGTTTTTTGCTTATCAAAGACAGCAGGCAATCATGGATTTGAAATGCAAATTG GAAGATCTGTAG
- the LOC122306864 gene encoding alpha/beta hydrolase domain-containing protein 17C-like encodes MGGVTSSIAAKFAFFPPSPPSYTVIEDDTRGDRFYIPEAPRRDGVNVDVLKLRNRKGNDIVAVHVENHKASATLLYSHGNAADLGQLFELFVELSIRLRVNLMGYDYSGYGQSTGKPSECNTYADIDAAYKCLKEKYGVKDEQLVLYGQSVGSGPTLDLASRIPKLSGVVLHSPILSGLRVLYPVKRTYWFDIFKNIDKIGMVSCPVLVIHGTTDEVVDWSHGKQLWELSKEKFEPLWLSGGGHCNLELYPEFIRHLKKFVRAVAKMKATTNGSHKTAVESDAQSRPSETGTTDKFELGPDLQEASRNSLDSRLEKPRKSNKPEKSRMSTDLVDRFRRKGLVW; translated from the exons ATGGGCGGAGTCACGTCTTCAATCGCCGCCAAGTTTGCCTTCTTCCCACCGAGCCCTCCATCATACACTGTGATAGAGGACGACACGCGTGGCGACCGATTTTATATTCCCGAGGCCCCGAGGAGGGACGGCGTCAACGTGGATGTCCTCAAGCTCCGGAACCGTAAAGGAAACGACATCGTGGCCGTCCACGTCGAGAATCACAAGGCATCGGCCACTCTGCTCTACTCCCACGGCAATGCCGCTGATTTGGGACAGCTGTTCGAGCTCTTTGTCGAACTCAGCATTCGGCTTCGCGTCAATCTCATGGG GTATGATTACTCTGGCTATGGACAATCAACTGGGAAG CCATCTGAATGTAATACATATGCAGACATTGATGCAGCATATAAATGCCTCAAGGAGAAGTATGGTGTTAAAGATGAACAATTAGTATTATATGGTCAGTCTGTCGGTAGTGGGCCCACACTTGATCTTGCTTCAAGAATACCAAAGTTAAGTGGAGTAGTTTTGCATAGCCCAATTCTGTCTGGGCTGAGAGTATTGTACCCAGTTAAACGGACATACTGGTTTGATATCTTTAAG aatatagACAAAATTGGTATGGTGAGCTGTCCTGTTCTCGTTATACAT GGGACTACAGATGAAGTGGTGGATTGGTCCCATGGGAAGCAGCTTTGGGAGCTTTCGAAGGAAAAGTTCGAACCACTGTGGTTGAGTGGAGGTGGACATTGCAACCTTGAGCTTTACCCGGAGTTCATCAGACATCTGAAGAAGTTTGTACGGGCAGTTGCCAAAATGAAAGCAACCACAAATGGTTCTCATAAAACTGCAGTAGAATCTGATGCTCAGAGCAGACCATCGGAAACTGGAACTACAGATAAATTTGAATTGGGCCCGGATCTCCAAGAAGCTTCTAGAAACAGTTTAGATAGCCGACTCGAGAAGCCTAGAAAGTCAAACAAGCCTGAAAAGTCTCGCATGAGCACTGACCTTGTTGACAGGTTTAGAAGAAAGGGCTTAGTCTGGTGA
- the LOC122306585 gene encoding uncharacterized protein LOC122306585 codes for MATLQKFKLLATQCAVAAASPSRSPVIQLRRRKTLRMLLYRNDHRGGFFSRDDFPELRADPNRTLQDKKKKKEKKKKKNEEVRIRHKLKDLFVSSPPLEDRVSDKRFEKEEAEAEERAVGLFLANGSSDGGTPAPRREGNGGAGSFTTTFRYRLLRRAWRPVLVSITE; via the coding sequence ATGGCTACCTTGCAGAAATTCAAGCTCCTGGCGACTCAGTGCGCCGTAGCGGCTGCAAGCCCGTCGCGGAGCCCAGTCATACAGCTCCGACGCCGCAAGACCCTCCGCATGCTCCTCTATCGCAACGATCACCGTGGCGGGTTCTTTTCCCGAGACGACTTTCCGGAGCTCCGAGCGGATCCCAATCGTACGCTGCAggataagaagaaaaagaaggagaagaagaagaagaagaacgagGAGGTTCGGATCCGGCACAAGCTGAAGGACCTGTTCGTGTCCTCACCACCGCTTGAGGATAGGGTTTCGGACAAGAGATTCgaaaaagaagaagcagaagCAGAAGAACGAGCAGTCGGGTTGTTTCTGGCAAACGGGAGTAGCGATGGTGGAACCCCCGCTCCTCGGCGTGAGGGAAACGGAGGAGCCGGTTCTTTTACGACGACGTTCCGGTATAGATTGCTTAGAAGAGCTTGGCGACCCGTACTCGTTTCGATCACAGAGTAG